In the genome of Natronorubrum daqingense, the window CGCCTGTGTTTATACCGTCCAATATTTTATAAAGGGTAACGCGGCCAACCAAGGTATGTCGAACCACCAACGAGTGACTCGACGGACGGCAGTACAACTGATCGGTAGCGCGAGCGCACTTCTGCTAGCCATCCCCGCAACAACCGCCGCAGAATCCGACGATGACGATACGGCTGTCGAATCGGCGTCGGAATCGACGGACGGCGCAACCCGATACATCGGTGTCGTCGACAGAATTGTCGACGGCGAGCACGTCGTCTTATTGCTCGAGAAAGACGGCGAACTCGTCGACGAACACGTCGCGCCACGGTCTGCGTTCGACGAGGTCAACGAGAGTGATATCATGGTCGTCGTTCTCAAAGACGACGAGTTACTCACTGCACAACAACTGCCAAAGCAACCGGGTGAAAGCATGCCGGAGAGTCAAAACCGACCGACGGCGTCTGATCTCGGTGAAGAGTTGTCGTAACTCACCGGCGCGAATAGCCGGGTTATTTGGAACGGAGATGTGGGTCTCGAGTAACCCCCTCGTGTGTGCGACTCGTCGTGGGATACACAGTGACACAGATAGATCGATCTGAATTCGAGGCTCGTAGCGTTCTCGTAGCGTTCTCGTAGCGTTGTTGATGAAAGAAATGGACTAACTCGGAACGTCAGGGCCGGCTCACTCGAAGCAGCATCCGCCGCTACACCTCCGACGTCCTGCATCCTGCTTCCTCGATGAAGAGTGCTTAGCCTGTACGGAGAGCACGGAGTGGTCGTATCAAGAGGTGTTCGAGTTGGTCATCACTCAGGGTAGATGTTAGAAGGAATTACTCACTTTTGGTATGGTGGGTTGATCGGGAACTGTATTAATCGCTGGTGACGGTCGCCGAGTAACGTAGAGGAGTCGTTGCTGAGTGGCGCTTGTCGGTGTCACCAGCGCTCTTCACCTAGATTCAGCTCAGGTGAGTACGCCAGCAACGTCACGAAGGCAAGGTCGTTACGGGCCGCCAGGTCCGCGAGGACCGACACCCGAAAATTCGTCGCCCGTTCGGCACGATCGTTGAGTTTTTCTCAGTTTTGAACATACCTGAGAACGTTCGTTTTCTTCTAGATCGATACCCACCAGTAACGGCTTGAACCAGCTACAAACCGTCTGTCGCTGTACATCGTATCAGCCGGCTAGTCCAGTCGGCGTGTCGCCGTTCTTGTACACTACTACCACTGAGAGCCGTTGTGTCGGCTTTTCCCTCAACATTGTCGATGACATCTTGTAACTCCGCGAGAGAGATTTCGGCGAAATCATCCACTGAAGCTACCACAATATACGGGTAAAAAGTTCTAGTGACTGCTATCGTTTACCACCCTGTCTGCTGGCGTGTCCGTCGAACGGTCGATGCGGTCTTTGATGGTTGTACTACGGCACAAACCGGTCAAACCACTTGGGTTCGCTCGCCTGACTGTCCTCTCACGAGTGATAGAAACGGTCAACCCGCATTTTGCGGATGCAAAACCCTTTTCGATGAGGCTACGGGAAGTGGAGTCAACCCGACCGCTCAGGCCTAATCGAGCGAGAGTAGTCCGATCGAAATTAATTGACGAGAAACAGCGTCTCGGTGAACTCGTGTTTCTCACAGCGCTCACAGAGGAATGTAACTGCCAAATTGCTGTCGTGGCGTCCAAACAATTGGACAGCAAGGATCACTAAGTCGATTGGAATGCGTACTGAATCACGTCAGTACCACTCATACGGCTATCCATTCGAACAGCGTGCAGTCCAGTTCACGTTTGTGAAGCGATAGGTGTGCAAACCGAACGATACACTTTTCATCCGCGTTCGGTTTCAGTCACGTATGGTAGTATCTATCAACACGATCGAAACGATTACCGTAATCGGTGGCGGGCAGATGGGGCGAGGAATCGCCGCGGTCGCCGCACTGACTGGGTACGAAACGTACGTGAACGACGTCGATCAATCTCAACTCGAAAATGCTGAGGAACGAATCGAGTGGTCGTACGAGAAGTCGGTCGAGAACGGATCCACAACGGAGGCCGAAATCGAGGAGGCACTGGACCGACTTACGTTCACGACCGACCTCGAGGAAGCGGCTTCCGACACGGACTTCGTGACTGAAGCGGCTGTCGAACAGCAGGCGATCAAGGAGGACATTTTCCGAGACCTCGACGAGGTCACACCGGAGGAGGCGATCCTCTCGACGAACACGTCGGGTCTCAATATTACCCGTCTCGCCGAAGTGACTGACCGACCCTCGCAAGTCGTCGGAACACACTGGTTCAATCCGCCCATGCTGATGGATCTGGTCGAAGTTATTATGACCGAACACACGCCCGAGAGCGTCGGCGATACCGCCGAGGCGCTTATCGAGTCGTTCGACAAGACGCCGATTCGGTGCAAGGTCGACATTCCCTCGTTTATCGTCAACCGGCTGATGCGGCCCTACGGCGAAGGCGCCGCGTGGATGGTGTATCGCGGCGAGCACACGATCGAGGAGATCGACTCTGCGATGAAGTTCAAAGAGCGGTTCCCGATGGGCCCGTTCGAACTCGCCGACTTCACCGGCGGGATACAACTTCGCGTCGAGGGGGAACAGGACCATCTCGAGGACGATCGACCGATGTCTTACGACACCGAAGTCTGTCCCATCCTCCATCAGTTGTACGATAAGGGCCGATACGGACGCAAGGCGAACGCCGGGTACTACGAGTACGATGAACGCGATGAGCCACAGATTTCGGTCGACGCCGGACAGGGGTTCGATACGCAACTCGTCTGGGCACCGATCGTCAACGAGGCGGCCAAAATGGTCCAGAACGACGTTGCAACCGTCGACGACATCGACACCGGTGCCCGACTCGGTGGCAATTGGCCGGTCGGGCCCCTCGAGAAAGCCGACGAGGTTGGCCTCGACGTGATCGTCGAGAAATTGACCGAGGTCGCCAGCCGTCACGAAGACACGAACAAGCTCGCGGAAACGTTGCCGTGTGACTTACTCGTCGAGAAGGCCAAAGCGGGCGAAACCTTCTACTAACGGTCTCGTTACACGTGAAATCGGAGCGTTGAGGACTGGGAACAAGCGCTTAGAGTTAGTTCAGTAACGACGGGACCCCGTCGCGCTTGAGCCAGCGAGCGATCGTATTCTGTTGAATTTCGTCGGTGCCGCCGGC includes:
- a CDS encoding 3-hydroxyacyl-CoA dehydrogenase: MVVSINTIETITVIGGGQMGRGIAAVAALTGYETYVNDVDQSQLENAEERIEWSYEKSVENGSTTEAEIEEALDRLTFTTDLEEAASDTDFVTEAAVEQQAIKEDIFRDLDEVTPEEAILSTNTSGLNITRLAEVTDRPSQVVGTHWFNPPMLMDLVEVIMTEHTPESVGDTAEALIESFDKTPIRCKVDIPSFIVNRLMRPYGEGAAWMVYRGEHTIEEIDSAMKFKERFPMGPFELADFTGGIQLRVEGEQDHLEDDRPMSYDTEVCPILHQLYDKGRYGRKANAGYYEYDERDEPQISVDAGQGFDTQLVWAPIVNEAAKMVQNDVATVDDIDTGARLGGNWPVGPLEKADEVGLDVIVEKLTEVASRHEDTNKLAETLPCDLLVEKAKAGETFY